From Vitis vinifera cultivar Pinot Noir 40024 chromosome 14, ASM3070453v1, a single genomic window includes:
- the LOC100249324 gene encoding galactinol synthase 2 codes for MAPTLASATGLAKAASISSRAYVTFLAGNGDYVKGVVGLAKGLRKVKTAYPLVVAVLPDVPAEHRRILEDQGCVVREIEPVNPPENQTQFAMAYYVINYSKLRIWEFVEYSKMIYLDGDIQVFSNIDHLFDLDDGYFYAVMDCFCEKTWSNSPQYKIGYCQQCPEKVKWPAEMGPAPPLYFNAGMFVFEPCLSVYDDLLTTLKITTPTSFAEQDYLNMFFRDIYKPIPPTYNLVLAMLWRHPENIDLQITNVVHYCAAGSKPWRYTGKEENMDREDIKMLVKKWWDIYNDESLDYRNSSANGQPFTAALSEAGVVHHFITASSAA; via the exons ATGGCTCCTACTTTGGCCTCTGCAACTGGTTTAGCCAAGGCTGCCAGCATTTCCAGCCGGGCATATGTGACTTTCTTGGCCGGTAACGGCGACTACGTGAAGGGCGTGGTGGGGCTGGCCAAGGGGCTGAGAAAGGTGAAAACCGCATACCCACTTGTGGTGGCGGTACTGCCGGACGTCCCGGCGGAGCACCGCCGCATTCTGGAAGACCAGGGCTGCGTCGTCAGGGAGATCGAGCCGGTGAACCCGCCGGAGAACCAGACCCAGTTCGCCATGGCCTACTACGTCATCAACTACTCCAAACTCCGCATCTGGGAG ttTGTGGAGTACAGTAAGATGATATACTTGGACGGAGACATACAGGTGTTTAGTAACATAGACCATTTGTTTGATTTGGATGATGGGTATTTCTATGCTGTGATGGACTGTTTCTGTGAGAAGACGTGGAGCAACTCGCCGCAGTACAAGATTGGGTACTGCCAGCAGTGCCCGGAGAAGGTGAAGTGGCCGGCGGAGATGGGTCCAGCACCCCCTCTCTACTTCAACGCCGGCATGTTTGTGTTTGAGCCTTGCCTCTCCGTCTATGATGATCTCCTTACCACTCTCAAGATCACAACTCCTACCTCTTTTGCCGAGCAG GACTATTTGAATATGTTCTTCAGGGACATCTACAAGCCCATTCCACCCACCTACAACCTTGTTTTAGCCATGCTATGGCGCCACCCAGAGAACATTGACCTTCAAATAACCAATGTTGTTCACTATTGTGCTGCT GGTTCAAAGCCATGGAGGTATACTGGGAAGGAGGAGAACATGGACAGGGAAGATATAAAGATGTTGGTGAAGAAGTGGTGGGATATATACAATGATGAGAGCTTGGACTACAGGAACTCATCGGCAAATGGACAGCCTTTCACGGCGGCACTTTCGGAGGCCGGCGTAGTCCACCACTTCATTACTGCCTCATCGGCTGCCTAG
- the LOC100266512 gene encoding uncharacterized protein LOC100266512 translates to MAFDACDFSALSPTMGCSGIELLEADAFDLRCFQSLTGVSRIINGSDMSATFYTHDMRHTRSLTLAKFHSGVNLVFQKKATASPPLPILTDQACKPYTRKPPLVVPRGM, encoded by the exons ATGGCATTCGATGCATGCGATTTCTCAGCATTATCGCCGACTATGGGTTGCTCAGGGATCGAACTCCTTGAAGCGGATGCATTCGATCTCCGTTGCTTCCAATCACTCACTG gCGTTTCACGCATAATCAACGGTTCAGATATGTCGGCAACTTTCTACACCCACGATATGCGACACACCAGATCCCTCACTCTCGCGAAGTTTCATTCAGGGGTAAATTTGGTGTTTCAGAAAAAGGCCACCGCTTCACCGCCGCTCCCTATCCTCACCGACCAGGCGTGTAAACCCTATACACGAAAGCCGCCGCTTGTCGTGCCACGAGGCATGTGA
- the LOC100244167 gene encoding galactinol synthase 2 — MAPTLASATGLAKAASISSRAYVTFLAGNGDYVKGVVGLAKGLRKVKTAYPLVVAVLPDVPAEHRRILEDQGCVVREIEPVNPPENQTQFAMAYYVINYSKLRIWEFVEYSKMIYLDGDIQVFGNIDHLFDLDDGYFYAVMDCFCEKTWSNSPQYKIGYCQQCPEKVKWPAEMGPAPPLYFNAGMFVFEPCLSVYDDLLTTLKITTPTSFAEQDYLNMFFRDIYRPIPPTYNLVLAMLWRHPENIDLQRTNVVHYCAAGSKPWRYTGKEENMEREDIKMLVKKWWDTYNDESLDYRNSSADGKPFTVALSEAGVVHYFAAPSAA; from the exons ATGGCTCCTACTTTGGCTTCTGCAACTGGTTTGGCCAAGGCTGCCAGCATTTCCAGCCGGGCATATGTGACGTTCTTGGCCGGAAACGGCGACTACGTGAAGGGCGTGGTGGGGCTGGCCAAGGGGCTGAGAAAGGTGAAAACCGCATACCCACTTGTGGTGGCGGTACTGCCGGACGTCCCGGCGGAGCACCGCCGCATTCTGGAGGACCAGGGCTGCGTCGTCAGGGAGATCGAGCCGGTGAACCCGCCGGAGAACCAGACCCAGTTCGCCATGGCCTACTACGTCATCAACTACTCCAAACTCCGCATCTGGGAG ttTGTGGAATACAGTAAGATGATATACTTGGACGGAGACATACAGGTGTTTGGTAACATAGACCATTTGTTTGATTTGGATGATGGGTATTTCTATGCTGTGATGGACTGTTTCTGTGAGAAGACGTGGAGCAACTCGCCGCAGTACAAGATTGGGTACTGCCAGCAGTGCCCGGAGAAGGTGAAGTGGCCGGCGGAGATGGGTCCAGCACCCCCTCTCTACTTCAACGCCGGCATGTTTGTGTTTGAGCCTTGCCTCTCCGTCTATGATGATCTCCTTACCACTCTCAAGATCACAACTCCTACCTCCTTTGCCGAGCAG GACTATTTGAATATGTTCTTCAGGGACATCTACAGGCCCATTCCACCCACCTACAACCTTGTTTTAGCCATGCTATGGCGCCACCCAGAGAACATTGACCTTCAAAGAACCAATGTTGTTCACTATTGTGCTGCT GGTTCAAAGCCATGGAGGTATACTGGGAAGGAGGAGAACATGGAGAGGGAGGATATAAAGATGTTGGTGAAGAAGTGGTGGGATACATACAATGACGAGAGCTTGGATTACAGGAACTCATCTGCAGACGGAAAGCCATTCACGGTGGCGCTTTCAGAGGCCGGCGTAGTCCACTACTTTGCCGCCCCATCGGCTGCCTAG